A single Streptomyces sannanensis DNA region contains:
- a CDS encoding DsbA family protein: protein MSDSTTSRTVVLDVWCELQCPDCHTALDDLRALRARYGDLLELRLRHFPLEKHKHSFAAAQAAEEAFAQGQGWPYVEAALARTEDLGAKGESTLLDIARELDLDAEEFDTALIDGRHILIVDADQAEGKAIGVTGTPTYVIGGERLDGGKSQEGLRERIEEIADRLLAEQDGQSAAGR from the coding sequence ATGAGCGACTCCACCACTTCCCGCACCGTCGTCCTGGACGTCTGGTGCGAGCTGCAGTGCCCCGACTGCCACACTGCCCTCGACGATCTGCGCGCGCTGCGCGCCCGGTACGGCGACCTGCTGGAACTGCGACTGCGGCATTTCCCCCTCGAGAAGCACAAGCACTCCTTCGCCGCCGCCCAGGCCGCCGAGGAGGCGTTCGCGCAGGGGCAGGGCTGGCCCTATGTGGAGGCGGCGCTCGCCCGCACCGAGGACCTGGGCGCGAAGGGCGAGTCCACACTGCTGGACATCGCCCGTGAACTCGACCTGGACGCCGAGGAGTTCGACACCGCCCTGATCGACGGACGGCACATCCTGATCGTCGACGCCGATCAGGCGGAGGGCAAGGCCATCGGCGTCACCGGCACGCCTACCTATGTCATCGGCGGCGAGCGGCTGGACGGCGGCAAGAGCCAGGAGGGGCTGCGGGAGCGTATCGAGGAGATCGCCGACCGGCTGCTCGCGGAGCAGGACGGGCAGTCGGCCGCCGGCCGCTAA
- a CDS encoding GNAT family N-acetyltransferase, with protein MTTTLRPTGPLHQEADGSRSRPYEVCVNGRPVGAIEIGTDPGLGRGAGEIRSLRIDENDRRRGRGTVAALAAEEVLRGWGCTQVMVSVPAAATAALRLVTALGYIERNTSMARTLPQTAPELPAATEARPMTEAEFAHWRAAAVDGYAQHWIDRGVPEADARAKSEADHRSSLPDGLATPGSDLWVLVHQGAVIGSVWVAQREMAPGEPAGYVYDVEVAEEHRGHGHGRTLMLLAERLAHAAGMSRLGLNVFAGNTPALRLYESLGYTATGHHFWKPLL; from the coding sequence ATGACGACGACCCTGCGGCCGACCGGGCCGCTCCACCAGGAAGCCGACGGCTCCCGATCACGCCCGTACGAGGTGTGCGTCAATGGCCGTCCCGTCGGCGCGATCGAGATCGGCACCGATCCCGGGCTCGGCCGCGGCGCCGGCGAGATCCGCTCGCTGCGGATCGACGAGAATGACCGTCGGCGGGGCCGCGGCACCGTCGCCGCGCTCGCCGCGGAAGAAGTGCTGCGCGGCTGGGGCTGCACCCAGGTCATGGTCTCCGTGCCCGCAGCGGCCACCGCCGCGTTGCGCCTGGTGACCGCGTTGGGCTACATCGAGCGCAACACGTCCATGGCCAGGACCCTGCCGCAGACCGCCCCGGAACTCCCCGCCGCGACCGAGGCCCGCCCCATGACCGAGGCGGAATTCGCCCACTGGCGTGCCGCGGCGGTCGACGGCTACGCACAGCACTGGATCGACCGGGGCGTACCGGAGGCCGATGCCCGTGCCAAGTCCGAGGCCGACCACCGCAGCTCATTGCCCGACGGCCTGGCGACCCCCGGCTCGGACCTGTGGGTCCTGGTCCACCAAGGGGCGGTGATCGGCAGCGTCTGGGTTGCTCAGCGCGAGATGGCCCCGGGGGAGCCGGCCGGGTACGTGTACGACGTCGAGGTGGCCGAAGAGCATCGCGGGCACGGGCACGGGCGCACCCTCATGCTGCTCGCCGAACGGCTCGCACACGCGGCCGGGATGAGCCGGCTGGGACTGAACGTCTTCGCCGGCAACACCCCGGCACTGCGCCTGTACGAGTCACTCGGTTACACGGCGACCGGCCACCACTTCTGGAAACCGCTTCTTTAG